A single window of Anaerocolumna chitinilytica DNA harbors:
- a CDS encoding glycoside hydrolase family 88 protein gives MLTEKDKKWVEEVTEKIREKMDWVSEKSKDKIPYTTVNGTHDSYDDSDKPYRISEGLNWWTNGFWGGMLWLMYHETGEEKYAEIARISEKKLDQCFADFYGLHHDVGFMWLLTSVADYRLTKEEEAKKRGLFAAGLLAGRFNPVGNFIRAWNDWGNGGDNTGWAIIDCMMNVPLLYWASEETGDPRFRHVAMLHADTAMKNFVRPDGSCEHIVEFNSETGEKVRIYGGQGYEDGSSWTRGQAWGLYGFALSYLHTQKEDYLNTAKRIAHYFIANIPENGLIPIDFRQPADDSWEDSCAAAIAACGLIEISKAVGEREKDLYLNAALKMLKALDEKRCDWTKSCDCMIQNCSEAYHTNKHMNIIYADYFFMEAIFKLKGNDIFLW, from the coding sequence ATGCTTACAGAGAAAGATAAGAAGTGGGTTGAGGAAGTAACAGAAAAAATTAGAGAAAAAATGGATTGGGTCAGTGAGAAGTCTAAGGATAAGATTCCCTATACCACAGTGAACGGGACTCATGACAGCTATGATGACAGCGACAAACCCTACCGTATATCAGAAGGTTTGAACTGGTGGACTAACGGTTTTTGGGGCGGAATGCTTTGGCTTATGTACCATGAGACAGGAGAGGAAAAATATGCAGAAATAGCGCGAATTTCAGAAAAGAAGTTAGACCAGTGCTTTGCTGATTTTTATGGACTGCATCATGATGTAGGTTTTATGTGGTTGTTAACATCCGTTGCCGATTATAGACTGACAAAGGAAGAGGAGGCTAAAAAGCGAGGATTATTTGCAGCAGGGCTTTTAGCAGGGCGCTTTAATCCGGTTGGTAATTTCATCCGTGCCTGGAATGATTGGGGCAACGGCGGAGATAATACCGGTTGGGCAATTATTGACTGCATGATGAATGTACCGCTTTTATATTGGGCGTCTGAAGAAACTGGAGACCCCAGATTCCGCCATGTTGCTATGCTTCATGCAGATACTGCCATGAAAAACTTTGTAAGACCGGACGGCTCTTGTGAGCATATTGTAGAGTTTAATTCTGAAACCGGTGAAAAGGTGAGAATCTATGGCGGACAGGGTTATGAAGACGGTTCCTCCTGGACCAGAGGGCAGGCTTGGGGACTCTATGGCTTTGCCTTAAGCTATCTGCACACCCAAAAAGAGGATTATCTGAATACTGCCAAGAGAATAGCACATTATTTTATTGCAAATATTCCGGAGAACGGTTTGATTCCTATTGATTTCAGACAGCCGGCAGATGATTCCTGGGAAGATTCCTGTGCAGCGGCAATTGCTGCCTGTGGCTTGATTGAGATATCAAAAGCAGTAGGAGAGAGAGAAAAAGACTTATACTTAAATGCTGCCTTAAAGATGTTAAAGGCACTGGATGAAAAGCGGTGTGATTGGACAAAGAGCTGCGATTGTATGATACAGAACTGCTCTGAGGCTTATCATACCAATAAGCATATGAATATTATCTATGCAGATTATTTCTTTATGGAAGCGATCTTTAAGCTAAAAGGAAATGATATCTTTCTTTGGTAA
- a CDS encoding helix-turn-helix transcriptional regulator — protein MITVTNCGHDSRHKTKFCMLRKSGVPNYILLLVKTDAFFEFDGKLIPTAPNMAILFDRNTYTHYESAGDFYNDDWIHFDFIDEPLFLDALHIPFNQPIYLPHMNSLSNYVRLLVKECHSESFHQEQMKDCLMRLLLYNLDSLIISHPSGSKNDRYYPIINALRMNIHNTPHRNWTVDMMAESVHISPSYFQHLYKEFFHISCMQEVILARIERAKFYLSTTDIPVKVLSDLCGYESDLHFIRQFKKKEGLTPTQYRLLYKASK, from the coding sequence TTGATTACTGTAACAAACTGCGGACATGATTCAAGACATAAAACAAAATTTTGTATGCTTCGAAAGAGCGGTGTGCCAAATTATATCCTGCTCCTGGTAAAGACCGATGCTTTTTTTGAATTTGATGGAAAGTTAATCCCCACCGCTCCGAATATGGCAATTCTTTTTGATAGAAATACTTATACTCATTATGAAAGCGCAGGGGATTTCTACAATGATGACTGGATTCATTTTGACTTCATTGATGAACCCTTATTTCTTGATGCTCTGCATATCCCTTTTAACCAGCCAATCTATCTGCCCCATATGAATTCCCTGTCTAATTATGTACGTCTATTGGTAAAGGAGTGCCACTCCGAGTCCTTCCACCAAGAACAGATGAAAGATTGCCTCATGCGTCTTCTGCTCTATAATCTGGATTCCCTTATTATCAGTCATCCTTCCGGCAGTAAGAACGACCGTTATTATCCAATTATAAATGCTCTGCGGATGAATATACACAATACCCCCCACAGAAACTGGACGGTGGATATGATGGCGGAATCTGTTCATATAAGCCCCTCCTACTTCCAGCATCTTTACAAGGAATTTTTTCATATTTCCTGTATGCAGGAAGTAATCCTGGCTCGGATTGAACGGGCGAAGTTCTATCTTTCCACCACCGATATCCCGGTAAAAGTACTGTCTGACCTTTGCGGTTATGAGAGTGACTTGCACTTTATTAGGCAATTTAAGAAAAAGGAAGGTCTTACACCAACACAATACAGGCTGCTTTATAAAGCTTCAAAGTAA
- a CDS encoding ABC transporter permease: MQIFLAFFKTLKMRSVSLIIYFGIFLVLALMMSGNGKSQTEAAYKDTKVDIAVLDRDHSTLSKGLYDYLSSTQNMVEIKDDKETISDELFFRNVEYVLIIKEGFANGIKTGNYEAVVENVKVPQSIAGRLLDNKISQYLSELSTYVVAGFSDEEAVQNTLKASQITAEVNMVKAAGSNVEKSNAYYFYLFIPYVLIGMLMSGMGGILITFRKKDLNWRIKCSSITELKKNSILLLACGVLSLICWSLFILLSLVLYHGDILTGRGALFIINSLVFLLVAMSLIYMVSFLVKNLNALNMAANVISLGLSFLGGIFVPLEYMSKSVVRFSKVLPTYWYVMNNSAIDTFTNTAKEYHLILRNLGIELSFAIIFFIAAIYLSKSRTLAQNG; encoded by the coding sequence ATGCAAATATTCCTGGCATTTTTTAAAACACTAAAGATGCGTTCTGTCAGTCTTATTATTTATTTTGGTATCTTTTTGGTATTGGCGCTTATGATGTCCGGCAATGGGAAGTCCCAGACCGAGGCTGCATATAAGGACACCAAAGTGGATATTGCCGTACTGGACAGAGATCATTCCACACTCAGTAAAGGTCTTTATGATTATCTAAGCAGTACCCAGAATATGGTGGAAATAAAAGATGATAAAGAAACCATATCTGATGAGCTGTTCTTTCGGAATGTGGAGTATGTATTGATAATTAAAGAGGGTTTTGCCAATGGTATCAAAACCGGAAATTATGAAGCTGTGGTAGAGAATGTCAAAGTACCTCAAAGCATTGCCGGAAGGCTTCTTGACAATAAGATAAGCCAGTATCTTTCGGAATTGAGTACCTATGTGGTAGCAGGCTTTTCCGATGAAGAAGCAGTGCAAAATACGTTAAAAGCTTCTCAGATTACCGCAGAGGTTAATATGGTAAAAGCCGCGGGAAGCAATGTTGAGAAAAGTAATGCTTATTATTTTTACTTATTTATCCCCTATGTACTTATTGGTATGTTAATGAGCGGAATGGGCGGTATTCTGATTACTTTTCGAAAGAAAGACTTAAACTGGAGAATCAAATGTTCCTCCATAACCGAGTTAAAAAAGAACAGTATCCTGCTGTTGGCATGCGGAGTATTAAGCCTTATCTGCTGGTCTCTTTTTATCCTGCTGTCATTGGTTTTATATCATGGAGATATCTTAACGGGAAGAGGTGCTCTGTTTATTATTAACAGTCTGGTATTCCTGCTTGTAGCCATGAGTCTTATCTATATGGTAAGTTTTCTGGTAAAGAATCTGAATGCGCTGAATATGGCGGCTAATGTTATCAGCCTTGGATTAAGCTTTCTTGGTGGTATCTTTGTACCTCTTGAATACATGAGCAAAAGTGTGGTGCGATTTTCAAAGGTACTGCCCACCTACTGGTATGTTATGAATAATTCGGCTATCGATACTTTTACCAATACGGCAAAAGAGTATCATCTTATACTTCGCAACCTAGGGATTGAACTTTCCTTTGCAATTATCTTTTTTATAGCTGCGATTTATTTATCAAAATCAAGAACCCTGGCACAAAATGGGTGA
- a CDS encoding ABC transporter permease, translating to MFLHLLKYRLKSLIRGKSLIFWIYAFPIVLGTFFNLSFGNMLKEDEFSFSPVPVAFVAEGNTDTSFEQILDGLSKEGEDQLFKLTKTEDGNAKELLNDGKVDGILYASPKLSLTVTGEGVNQTIIKSFLEQYLKDKTIYEQIGSTHPEKMEAAISVLSKNIQFNNEISFSNTKMNNLSQYFYALIAMTCLYGSFIGTVCVEDIQANLSVIGARRGIAPTHKFKAILADYIGGVLVNFSSVLLLFFYLIVILGIDFGTRIPYILVTGLLGSVIGVSFGTFVGAISKIPSHLKDAIISVLSLALSFFSGLMFNNMKDIVEHHFPLFNRINPAALITDCLYSLNMYESFDRFYSDIAIMGVIAALLLVGTYFMLRRTRYANIPGIF from the coding sequence ATGTTTTTACACTTACTTAAATATAGATTGAAAAGTCTTATAAGGGGAAAGAGCCTGATATTCTGGATATATGCTTTTCCTATTGTTCTAGGTACTTTTTTTAACCTGTCTTTTGGCAATATGCTAAAGGAGGATGAATTCAGCTTCTCCCCGGTGCCGGTAGCCTTTGTAGCAGAGGGAAATACCGATACTTCTTTTGAACAGATATTAGACGGCTTAAGTAAAGAAGGAGAAGACCAATTGTTTAAGCTGACGAAGACGGAGGATGGTAATGCAAAGGAGCTCTTAAACGATGGTAAAGTAGACGGTATTCTATATGCGTCACCTAAACTTTCCCTTACAGTTACCGGTGAGGGAGTTAATCAGACAATTATCAAATCCTTTCTGGAGCAATACCTGAAGGATAAAACCATCTATGAGCAGATAGGAAGCACACATCCGGAGAAGATGGAAGCTGCTATCAGTGTCCTGTCAAAAAACATCCAATTTAACAACGAAATATCCTTTTCTAATACGAAGATGAACAATCTGTCCCAGTACTTTTATGCGTTGATTGCTATGACTTGTTTATACGGCTCTTTTATTGGTACCGTATGTGTGGAAGACATACAGGCTAATCTTTCGGTAATCGGTGCCAGAAGAGGCATTGCCCCCACTCATAAGTTCAAAGCTATCCTGGCGGATTATATCGGTGGTGTGCTTGTTAATTTTTCCTCCGTTCTGCTGCTGTTCTTTTATCTGATAGTGATCTTGGGAATAGATTTTGGCACACGGATTCCATACATCCTGGTAACCGGATTACTGGGTTCTGTTATCGGAGTATCCTTCGGAACTTTCGTAGGAGCAATCAGTAAGATTCCAAGTCATCTAAAGGATGCCATAATCAGTGTCCTTTCCCTGGCACTTTCCTTCTTCAGCGGTCTGATGTTTAACAATATGAAAGATATCGTTGAGCATCATTTCCCGCTATTTAACAGGATTAATCCTGCCGCACTGATTACGGACTGTCTGTATTCTCTCAATATGTACGAGAGCTTTGACAGATTTTACAGTGATATTGCTATAATGGGCGTCATAGCTGCACTGCTTTTAGTTGGAACCTATTTCATGTTAAGGAGGACCCGTTATGCAAATATTCCTGGCATTTTTTAA
- a CDS encoding ABC transporter ATP-binding protein translates to MSETVVKIENLVKQYKNLTAVDHFNLQIKEGEVLGLLGPNGSGKTTTINCLLSLLSFEEGKIEVFGEKMKPESYSLKKNMGVIFQNVAVFDTLTVYENIDFFCGLYIEDKEKRKKYVEEAIQFVELGEFKKYYPKKLSGGLLRRLNIACGIAHKPKLIILDEPTVAVDPQSRNKILEGIMELNKQGATIIYTSHYMEEVEEICSRIVIMDKGRNIAEGTADELKRMIKNNETIYIDIRAISEEDVENIKNLKHVYSAVYAEERLTVKCDGGNHNLIHVMNYLQDRGISFGRVNSEMPTLNDVFLEITGKELRD, encoded by the coding sequence ATGAGCGAAACAGTCGTAAAGATTGAGAATTTGGTAAAGCAATATAAAAACCTGACTGCAGTTGACCATTTTAACCTGCAGATAAAAGAAGGAGAAGTGTTAGGACTTCTAGGGCCTAACGGCTCCGGTAAAACCACTACAATAAATTGTCTTCTGTCGTTGCTTAGTTTTGAAGAAGGAAAAATTGAAGTGTTTGGTGAGAAGATGAAGCCGGAGAGTTATTCTCTAAAGAAAAACATGGGAGTAATCTTTCAGAACGTTGCAGTATTTGACACGCTTACTGTCTATGAGAATATTGATTTTTTCTGCGGACTCTACATAGAGGATAAAGAAAAGAGAAAAAAATACGTAGAAGAAGCTATACAATTTGTAGAGCTTGGCGAGTTCAAAAAATATTATCCGAAAAAGCTTTCAGGAGGGCTTCTCAGAAGATTAAATATTGCCTGTGGTATAGCCCATAAGCCCAAACTTATCATCTTAGATGAACCTACGGTTGCAGTAGACCCCCAGAGCCGCAATAAGATTCTGGAAGGAATTATGGAGCTGAACAAGCAAGGTGCAACCATCATTTACACCTCCCACTACATGGAAGAAGTAGAGGAAATCTGCTCCCGTATAGTTATCATGGATAAAGGCAGGAACATAGCAGAAGGAACCGCAGATGAACTTAAACGCATGATTAAGAATAATGAAACTATCTATATTGATATCCGTGCTATTTCTGAAGAAGATGTGGAGAATATCAAGAATTTAAAACATGTATATTCCGCAGTTTATGCAGAGGAGCGTCTTACAGTAAAATGTGACGGGGGTAATCACAACCTGATTCATGTAATGAACTATTTGCAGGATAGGGGAATCTCCTTCGGACGCGTGAATTCCGAAATGCCCACATTAAATGATGTATTTCTTGAAATCACCGGCAAAGAGCTGAGAGATTAG
- a CDS encoding anaerobic sulfatase maturase yields the protein MPPLSILLKPSSGLCNMSCDYCFYCDEMEKRDKSSLGFMTEETLKNILRRTLPRAEGGISYAYQGGEPTLSGLEFFEKAIYYQKKYNKNNLPINNALQTNGYSLNEDWCRFFKENNFLLGVSVDGTREIHNAYRHNKLGEGTYDKVLDGIRQLERYQVDYNILTVVNRKTAANIEEIYMKYKKNNWNYQQYIACLDPLEEKHGQNEYALSPEEYGSFLIRLFDLWYEDCLKGRQPYIRQFENYIGILMGLYPEACDQSGVCGLQYVAEADGSVYPCDFYMLDKYRIGNFNQDQLDIIDRNRETIRFIETSQKISKACKECPYHFLCRGGCQRNRDFNEQSGAYDNYFCKSFFQFFEIEYKKLIHVAKIYQESHI from the coding sequence ATGCCCCCCCTAAGTATATTGCTAAAACCTTCTTCCGGACTCTGCAATATGAGCTGTGACTACTGTTTCTATTGCGATGAGATGGAGAAGAGAGACAAAAGCTCACTTGGCTTTATGACAGAAGAAACCTTAAAGAACATCCTACGAAGGACACTACCAAGAGCCGAGGGAGGAATAAGCTATGCCTACCAGGGAGGAGAGCCAACTCTAAGCGGTTTGGAATTCTTTGAAAAGGCAATCTATTACCAGAAGAAATACAACAAAAATAACCTCCCCATAAACAATGCTCTCCAGACCAATGGCTATTCCCTGAATGAAGACTGGTGCCGTTTCTTTAAGGAAAATAACTTTCTTCTTGGGGTATCAGTAGATGGAACCAGGGAAATCCATAATGCTTACAGGCACAATAAGCTTGGAGAGGGTACCTATGATAAGGTATTAGATGGCATTCGCCAACTGGAGCGGTATCAGGTCGATTATAATATCTTAACTGTTGTAAATAGAAAAACAGCTGCCAACATAGAAGAAATCTATATGAAATACAAAAAAAACAACTGGAATTACCAGCAGTACATCGCTTGCCTTGACCCACTGGAAGAAAAACATGGACAGAACGAATATGCCTTAAGTCCAGAAGAATACGGCAGTTTCTTAATACGTTTATTCGACCTGTGGTATGAGGACTGCTTAAAAGGGAGACAGCCCTATATCCGCCAGTTCGAGAACTACATCGGTATTCTGATGGGACTATATCCAGAAGCCTGTGACCAAAGCGGAGTCTGCGGTCTCCAATATGTAGCAGAAGCTGACGGAAGCGTATATCCTTGTGATTTTTATATGTTGGACAAGTACCGTATCGGTAACTTCAATCAAGACCAACTGGACATCATAGACCGAAACCGAGAAACCATCCGCTTTATAGAAACCTCGCAAAAAATCAGCAAAGCCTGCAAAGAGTGCCCTTATCATTTCTTATGCCGGGGCGGCTGCCAGAGAAACCGGGATTTTAACGAGCAAAGCGGAGCTTACGATAATTATTTTTGCAAAAGCTTCTTTCAATTTTTTGAAATAGAATATAAAAAATTAATACATGTTGCAAAAATTTATCAAGAAAGCCACATATAG
- a CDS encoding sulfatase, with amino-acid sequence MKAIMVMYDSLSKGFLSPYGCEFVHTPNFERLAKKTVRFDNFFVGSMPCMPARRELHTGRYNFLHRGWGPVEPFDDSMPQILREHGTYTHLVTDHYHYLEDGGATYHNRYSSFEIFRGQEGDYWKGEVKDPVIPPCENYQKAQDMPRLWRQDWINRKYLTSNKEMPQSRTFAAGLEFIETNKDSDNWFLQIEAFDPHEPFFAGQEYRDLYPHPYSGKHFDWPSYGPVRESEEMVNHIKAEYSALVTMCDDKLGLVLDAMDKYNLWEDTMLIVNTDHGFLMGEHKWWAKNIAPLYNEVANTPFFIYDPRYKNGPYLQNPTYDNNISHNNLTGVCEKLAQTIDIPATLLDFFGVDIPKDMQGKPLRKAYAENEVIHEQVLYGYFGGTLNTSDGRYTYLRAPEKSVDYYEYTLMPTNMNCMFSTEKLQTAELSEGFGFTKGAKLLQFRVSNPFNLCLAKNLLFDTKEDPSQLQNIDDSQMETKLINGMLTLLKSSEAPAEQYERFGLPKDREFTLTMLLEQREERAKRMSAGIYEQYQWQPEAKELFYTISSLFRREQAEQLEKNLEDYLASNRIENQNDKTIRIEDLNQYIEQQAETMQELKPVKKVLPTLNAYAKA; translated from the coding sequence ATGAAAGCAATCATGGTTATGTATGACAGTCTTAGTAAGGGGTTTTTATCACCATATGGCTGTGAGTTTGTCCATACACCGAACTTTGAACGTCTGGCGAAGAAAACAGTGCGTTTTGATAATTTTTTTGTAGGCAGTATGCCCTGTATGCCTGCCAGGCGGGAATTGCATACCGGACGGTATAACTTTTTACATAGAGGCTGGGGACCGGTGGAACCTTTCGATGATTCCATGCCTCAGATTCTAAGGGAGCACGGAACGTATACCCATCTGGTTACAGATCATTATCATTATCTGGAGGATGGCGGAGCAACTTACCATAACCGTTATTCTTCCTTTGAAATATTCCGAGGACAGGAGGGGGATTATTGGAAAGGAGAAGTAAAAGACCCGGTTATTCCACCCTGTGAGAACTACCAGAAGGCCCAGGATATGCCAAGGCTCTGGCGGCAGGACTGGATTAACCGCAAATATCTGACCAGTAACAAGGAAATGCCCCAGTCCAGAACCTTTGCAGCGGGCCTGGAATTTATAGAAACGAATAAAGACAGTGACAATTGGTTCTTACAGATAGAGGCCTTTGACCCTCATGAACCCTTCTTTGCCGGGCAGGAATACAGAGATTTATATCCCCACCCTTACAGCGGCAAGCATTTTGATTGGCCAAGTTATGGACCGGTAAGGGAAAGTGAAGAGATGGTAAACCATATAAAGGCTGAGTACAGTGCCTTAGTTACCATGTGTGATGATAAGCTGGGACTGGTGCTTGATGCCATGGACAAGTATAACCTGTGGGAAGATACCATGCTTATAGTTAATACCGACCATGGCTTCTTAATGGGAGAACATAAATGGTGGGCAAAAAATATCGCACCTTTATATAACGAGGTTGCTAACACTCCCTTCTTTATTTATGACCCTCGTTATAAAAATGGCCCATATCTTCAAAATCCAACTTATGATAACAATATTTCCCATAATAACTTGACAGGAGTCTGTGAGAAACTGGCTCAGACCATTGATATTCCGGCAACCCTTCTGGATTTCTTTGGTGTTGATATTCCAAAGGACATGCAGGGAAAACCCTTAAGGAAAGCCTACGCCGAAAATGAGGTTATTCACGAACAGGTACTATACGGTTATTTTGGCGGTACTTTAAATACCAGTGACGGGCGCTATACCTATCTCAGGGCACCGGAGAAATCCGTGGACTATTATGAATATACCTTAATGCCCACCAACATGAACTGTATGTTCTCCACTGAGAAGTTACAGACTGCCGAGCTTTCAGAAGGCTTTGGCTTTACAAAAGGAGCCAAACTCCTTCAGTTTAGAGTATCAAACCCCTTTAACCTTTGCCTTGCTAAAAACCTATTATTTGATACAAAAGAAGATCCTAGCCAACTTCAAAATATAGATGATTCTCAGATGGAAACAAAGCTAATAAACGGCATGCTCACATTGCTGAAAAGCAGCGAAGCGCCTGCCGAGCAGTACGAGAGATTTGGTCTGCCAAAAGACAGAGAATTCACCCTTACCATGCTGTTGGAACAAAGAGAAGAAAGAGCAAAAAGAATGTCAGCTGGTATCTACGAGCAATATCAATGGCAACCAGAAGCAAAAGAGCTGTTCTATACCATATCATCCCTATTCCGCAGAGAACAGGCAGAACAACTGGAAAAAAACCTTGAGGATTACCTGGCTTCTAACCGGATTGAAAATCAGAACGATAAAACCATAAGAATTGAAGACCTCAACCAATATATAGAGCAGCAAGCAGAAACCATGCAAGAGCTGAAGCCAGTTAAGAAAGTATTACCTACACTGAATGCCTATGCAAAGGCATAA
- a CDS encoding helix-turn-helix transcriptional regulator, with translation MSLPNDTLLLSTKLKIPAPRKNYILRKCLFDKLSACEDMSVIFISGGAGTGKTTLLTSFIRETSLKNVCWLTLDSSNVNVYSFWTYFIAAVSSYWEEESLLDRIRANSDATQMEGLLIALINRLCGETDYYMVLDDVQYIKDEMLVKTLEFFLKSMPSNFHLFLLSREEPPVYLGPLAMSARLLFIDGNQMRLSQEEGISFLKTTLKLAVSERELTELNNYAEGWIGGLQLSVAAGQLTGQLLRNSSGITAEYLTREIYESLTEGEKTFLIKTGVLSYFNAALCSRLMEEFSAADFEHMIEGLIKKNLFIICIDEAKGIYRYHNILSEYLIGQFEKYPDKLKIEFHKKAGDIFSDLGDPEEAMNEYYGAEDYDAILLVAKKMEGRMESWSYLDRIPLDKLMTDVDLAAQCFMYNLGNVRVERCMMLYHKFKEYYGDSDVIHIVKFAESYVLQTEGIIPEYYSLPARQIELLPFGKIAKAMILVENSAAMIEQMQYEEARNCNLKAIQICNGTNVFVEFFAYNQLAQVNEEIGNLNESLSCYARSKELFQSLSLMAGIGINYHFGLLGVYMKRMELQKAEETLKEVKELIDARYIQSDIASITLDYHLAEMMFLTGDNDGGALAVEDLIMRYAAFSKLSFSRLVHELSCAGKLTETLANEYLKELDSAANFKSQPFMRLLRARILYNQGEVKEACKEAEEIMTFSRMHGNKIRLVEADILKIVILSGSKNQVLCGREIDNLLKEAIHYAWEDRILIPFYLDRKILLPLIKELLQREAMKDSIPGKETEFLKEVLEVCGEKAAPLKAAELLSEREREVLAELAKGITNREIAENLCISQATVKTHVLSIFSKLQVSSRMLAVEAGRKKGLLRT, from the coding sequence ATGAGCCTTCCAAACGATACACTGCTGCTTTCTACAAAATTGAAAATTCCAGCTCCAAGAAAGAATTATATTCTCCGAAAGTGCCTGTTTGATAAGCTTTCTGCCTGTGAGGATATGAGCGTAATTTTTATCAGCGGCGGAGCCGGTACCGGTAAGACAACTCTGTTAACCTCTTTTATTCGAGAGACTTCTTTAAAAAATGTCTGTTGGCTGACTTTGGATTCTTCCAATGTCAATGTCTATTCCTTTTGGACGTATTTTATTGCGGCAGTGAGCTCCTATTGGGAAGAAGAAAGTTTACTGGATAGGATCCGGGCCAATTCCGACGCAACTCAAATGGAGGGTCTACTGATTGCTCTTATTAACAGACTGTGTGGTGAAACGGATTATTACATGGTTCTGGATGATGTCCAGTATATAAAGGATGAAATGTTAGTTAAGACTCTGGAATTTTTTCTAAAATCCATGCCGTCTAATTTTCATCTTTTTCTTTTATCCAGAGAAGAGCCGCCGGTGTACTTAGGACCCCTAGCAATGTCTGCAAGACTGCTTTTCATCGATGGGAACCAGATGAGGCTGTCTCAGGAGGAAGGCATATCTTTTCTTAAAACTACCTTAAAACTTGCTGTTAGTGAGAGAGAGCTTACAGAGTTAAATAACTATGCGGAAGGTTGGATTGGAGGCCTTCAATTATCCGTAGCAGCAGGACAATTAACGGGTCAGTTGTTACGAAACAGCAGCGGTATAACCGCAGAATATCTGACTCGTGAAATATATGAGTCTCTAACGGAAGGTGAGAAGACTTTTCTTATAAAAACAGGAGTTCTGTCCTATTTTAATGCTGCCCTATGCAGCAGGTTAATGGAAGAATTTTCAGCAGCTGATTTTGAACATATGATAGAGGGGCTTATAAAAAAGAATTTATTTATTATTTGTATTGATGAAGCAAAGGGGATATATCGTTACCACAATATTCTTTCAGAGTATCTGATAGGACAATTTGAAAAATATCCGGATAAACTTAAGATTGAATTCCATAAAAAAGCCGGAGATATTTTTAGTGATCTTGGGGATCCGGAAGAGGCAATGAATGAGTATTATGGAGCAGAAGATTATGACGCTATCCTTTTGGTGGCTAAGAAGATGGAAGGCAGAATGGAATCCTGGAGTTATCTTGACAGAATACCTCTTGACAAGCTGATGACGGATGTGGACCTTGCTGCCCAGTGTTTTATGTATAATCTTGGGAATGTCAGAGTGGAACGCTGCATGATGCTCTATCACAAGTTCAAGGAGTATTATGGGGATTCGGATGTTATTCATATTGTTAAGTTTGCCGAAAGTTACGTTCTGCAAACAGAAGGGATTATTCCGGAATACTATTCTCTTCCTGCAAGGCAGATTGAGCTTCTTCCTTTTGGGAAGATTGCAAAGGCAATGATTCTGGTTGAGAATTCCGCGGCTATGATAGAACAAATGCAATACGAGGAAGCCCGTAACTGCAATTTGAAGGCAATTCAGATATGCAATGGTACAAATGTATTTGTGGAATTTTTTGCGTATAACCAACTGGCACAAGTAAATGAAGAAATAGGGAATCTGAATGAAAGCCTCTCCTGTTATGCCAGGTCAAAGGAGCTGTTTCAAAGCCTTTCTTTGATGGCAGGAATCGGAATCAATTATCACTTTGGCCTTTTAGGAGTCTATATGAAGAGAATGGAACTTCAAAAAGCAGAGGAAACCCTGAAAGAGGTCAAAGAGCTAATAGACGCCAGGTACATACAATCGGATATTGCAAGTATAACCCTAGATTATCATCTGGCAGAGATGATGTTCTTAACTGGGGATAATGACGGCGGTGCACTGGCGGTGGAAGATTTAATAATGAGGTATGCTGCCTTTAGTAAGCTTAGCTTCAGCAGACTGGTGCATGAACTATCCTGTGCAGGAAAACTGACAGAGACCTTAGCCAATGAGTATTTAAAGGAGCTTGATAGTGCAGCCAATTTTAAATCACAGCCTTTTATGAGACTTCTCAGGGCAAGAATCTTATATAACCAGGGAGAAGTGAAGGAAGCCTGTAAAGAGGCGGAGGAGATAATGACCTTCTCCAGGATGCATGGGAATAAGATTCGATTAGTTGAGGCAGATATCTTAAAGATAGTTATCCTGTCGGGGAGTAAAAATCAGGTTTTATGCGGCAGAGAGATTGACAACCTGCTAAAGGAAGCTATTCATTATGCCTGGGAAGACCGTATACTGATACCCTTCTACCTGGACAGAAAGATACTTCTTCCTCTGATAAAGGAACTATTACAAAGAGAAGCAATGAAAGATTCAATTCCAGGCAAAGAGACAGAGTTTCTGAAAGAAGTTCTGGAGGTCTGCGGGGAAAAGGCGGCACCACTAAAAGCAGCGGAACTCTTATCTGAGCGTGAGAGGGAGGTTTTAGCAGAGCTTGCCAAGGGTATCACCAATCGGGAGATTGCAGAGAATCTGTGTATTTCCCAGGCTACGGTCAAAACACATGTACTAAGCATTTTTAGTAAACTGCAGGTATCTTCCAGAATGCTGGCAGTAGAAGCAGGGAGAAAGAAAGGCTTGTTAAGAACATAG